A section of the Roseivirga sp. BDSF3-8 genome encodes:
- a CDS encoding Kazal-type serine protease inhibitor: protein MKKVKLVLSLFALVALAAISTQSFAVETESAGDCVCPAVYDPVCTYDGKEFSNSCFAECAGYKKNEYESCGAATSMAETTTVEIEEAAADCVCPAVYDPVCTYDGKEYSNSCFAECDGYKKNEYESCTSTM, encoded by the coding sequence ATGAAAAAGGTAAAACTAGTTCTATCACTATTCGCACTTGTAGCACTTGCTGCTATCTCTACTCAGTCTTTCGCGGTAGAAACTGAATCTGCTGGTGACTGTGTATGTCCTGCTGTTTATGACCCTGTATGCACGTATGATGGCAAAGAGTTCTCTAACTCTTGCTTTGCTGAGTGTGCCGGTTACAAGAAAAATGAGTATGAGTCTTGCGGTGCTGCTACTTCTATGGCAGAAACTACTACTGTAGAGATCGAAGAAGCTGCAGCTGATTGTGTATGCCCTGCAGTATACGATCCAGTTTGTACTTACGACGGAAAAGAGTATTCTAACTCTTGCTTCGCTGAGTGCGACGGATACAAGAAGAACGAATATGAGTCTTGTACTTCTACAATGTAA
- a CDS encoding Kazal-type serine protease inhibitor family protein, with the protein MKSVKLFLSLFALVAMTAISTQSFSVDKAEAVKGCVCPAVYDPVCTYDGKEFSNSCFAECAGYKKNEYESCGLALQAALSQKQAAVWPPYACPDVYDPVCTYDGKQFGNSCYAGLAGYTSDEYYSCGVSVY; encoded by the coding sequence ATGAAATCAGTAAAACTATTCCTTTCGCTTTTTGCACTGGTAGCTATGACAGCTATCTCTACACAGTCTTTCTCTGTAGATAAAGCTGAAGCTGTTAAGGGCTGCGTATGCCCTGCAGTTTATGACCCTGTATGCACGTATGACGGCAAAGAGTTCTCTAACTCTTGCTTCGCTGAGTGCGCAGGATACAAGAAGAATGAGTATGAGTCTTGCGGATTAGCTCTTCAGGCTGCTTTAAGCCAGAAGCAAGCTGCTGTATGGCCTCCTTATGCTTGTCCTGATGTATATGACCCTGTTTGCACATATGACGGCAAGCAGTTCGGTAATAGCTGTTATGCAGGTCTCGCAGGATACACTTCTGATGAGTACTATAGCTGCGGTGTTTCTGTATACTAA